One Rhodobacteraceae bacterium M385 genomic region harbors:
- a CDS encoding phytanoyl-CoA dioxygenase family protein, which yields MLAPTKEEMRAYEVDGYFIRKGFLNTDEVSDFRDSARQQLEEENAAGDVMQKGDKSGKTTLLKLWNTAGDDKYGLLARDERMVRMSEALIGSDIYLYSHKMTMKQPREGGAWEWHQDFGYWYENACLSPEMLSVYVSLDPATKENGCLQVLKGSHELGRLNHLREDGQTNVQAEHLEAAIERYERIYVEMEPGDALVFHCNLLHRSDANNSDTYRWGYIVSYNAVHNAPFARMRDYGNFEQLKTVPAGSFMVA from the coding sequence ATGCTGGCACCGACAAAAGAAGAAATGCGCGCATATGAAGTCGATGGGTACTTCATTCGCAAAGGGTTCCTGAACACCGATGAAGTGAGTGATTTCCGCGATTCCGCCCGGCAGCAGTTGGAAGAAGAAAACGCCGCCGGTGATGTCATGCAAAAGGGCGACAAGTCCGGCAAAACGACCCTCCTGAAGCTGTGGAACACGGCGGGCGATGACAAGTACGGTCTGCTGGCTCGCGACGAGCGTATGGTGCGCATGTCCGAGGCGCTGATTGGCTCGGACATTTACCTCTACAGCCACAAGATGACGATGAAGCAGCCCCGTGAAGGTGGCGCTTGGGAATGGCACCAAGATTTCGGCTACTGGTATGAAAACGCGTGCCTTTCGCCTGAAATGCTATCGGTTTACGTGTCGCTTGATCCGGCCACGAAGGAAAACGGTTGCTTGCAAGTCCTGAAAGGCTCGCACGAGCTTGGGCGCTTGAACCATCTACGGGAAGACGGTCAGACCAACGTGCAGGCCGAGCATCTGGAAGCCGCGATTGAACGCTATGAGCGCATCTACGTAGAGATGGAGCCGGGCGACGCTTTGGTCTTCCACTGCAACCTGTTGCACCGCTCGGACGCCAATAACAGTGACACCTATCGCTGGGGTTACATCGTGTCCTACAATGCGGTTCACAACGCGCCGTTTGCGCGGATGCGGGACTACGGTAACTTTGAACAATTGAAGACGGTGCCCGCCGGAAGCTTCATGGTCGCATGA
- a CDS encoding ABC transporter permease, with protein sequence MKASAPPASQQPPRAANARGNTSFLRAALAKKETGVFLALLVMCVVLSISNEYFLSTTNLLNVGRQISLLGIMAVGMTFVLVSGEIDLSIGSIYALCGLSTGALIVMGWTLFPAIMMGLAIGAAAGLVNGLLSTYGRLPSLIATLGMMSVIRGSALLMTDGQPVTVNVRRGAMESTYDAFTTMGQGYLFGVVPMQLAFFLLVAVLGWLLLSKTGFGFRLFAVGGSTKAARVSGIHVETTKIWSFIIMGLLAAFAGILAMAFLPSGQAGRTGVGLELDVIAAVVVGGASLSGGTGTILGTVLGVFIIGVLRNGLILSGVSPFMQEVMIGLVIIIAVAIDKWSSRQGRA encoded by the coding sequence ATGAAAGCAAGCGCTCCCCCCGCCAGCCAACAACCACCCCGAGCTGCAAACGCTCGGGGGAACACCTCCTTTCTGCGCGCCGCCTTGGCGAAGAAAGAAACGGGGGTGTTTTTGGCGTTGCTGGTCATGTGCGTCGTTCTGTCGATCAGCAACGAATACTTCCTTTCGACGACGAACTTATTGAACGTCGGGCGACAAATTTCGCTGCTGGGGATCATGGCCGTGGGGATGACCTTCGTGCTGGTCTCGGGCGAGATTGATCTGTCGATCGGCTCCATCTACGCGCTTTGCGGCCTATCGACCGGTGCCTTGATTGTGATGGGGTGGACACTGTTTCCGGCCATCATGATGGGTCTGGCAATTGGCGCGGCCGCTGGTCTGGTGAACGGTCTGTTGTCCACCTATGGGCGCTTGCCGTCGCTGATTGCGACGCTTGGAATGATGTCCGTCATCCGAGGCTCTGCTCTTTTGATGACCGATGGACAGCCCGTGACGGTCAACGTGCGCCGTGGCGCGATGGAAAGCACCTATGATGCCTTTACGACCATGGGGCAGGGCTATCTGTTTGGCGTAGTGCCGATGCAGTTGGCCTTCTTCTTGCTGGTGGCCGTGCTTGGCTGGCTGTTGCTGTCGAAAACGGGTTTTGGCTTCCGGCTTTTTGCCGTTGGCGGCAGCACCAAAGCCGCCCGCGTGTCGGGCATCCATGTGGAGACCACAAAAATCTGGTCCTTCATCATCATGGGCCTGTTGGCCGCTTTTGCGGGGATCTTGGCGATGGCGTTCTTGCCAAGCGGCCAGGCTGGCCGCACGGGCGTGGGGCTAGAGCTGGACGTGATCGCCGCCGTCGTCGTCGGCGGTGCATCTCTGTCGGGAGGGACGGGGACAATCTTGGGCACGGTTCTGGGCGTGTTCATCATCGGCGTACTGCGAAACGGGCTGATCCTGTCTGGGGTCTCTCCGTTCATGCAGGAAGTGATGATCGGACTAGTGATCATCATTGCGGTTGCAATCGACAAGTGGAGCAGCCGTCAGGGCCGGGCCTAG
- a CDS encoding substrate-binding domain-containing protein, translating into MKLSWTLAMVAAGAMVPAASFAEEVTLADFDLAQRIADGIAAGDDFDILVSYHDVSNEFAPFIREGVERADAEEGVNARMVGPVGADADAQISEIETLIGQYDALAISSVSTDALSPLIDRLVGEGIPVITYNTDNPDSARLVFAGQDLVESGRAAGALMGEVLGGEGRVIITTLDAAAQWSLDREGGAREALAEFDGIEVVRTLNTGTDPQEIYSAIENAMLADPSITGILSMECCTTPAAGEWVARNGRAGDVQIVGFDLLDQTVELVADGVIQATIDQAPARQGYEAVNLLVQFLSGEAIDDLDTGVGVYTPDNISEILN; encoded by the coding sequence ATGAAACTGTCTTGGACACTGGCAATGGTCGCCGCGGGCGCCATGGTGCCTGCCGCAAGTTTTGCGGAAGAAGTGACACTGGCCGACTTCGATCTGGCGCAACGGATCGCGGACGGCATCGCTGCGGGCGATGATTTCGACATCTTGGTCTCATACCATGATGTCTCGAACGAATTCGCGCCGTTCATTCGGGAAGGCGTTGAGCGCGCCGATGCGGAAGAGGGCGTGAATGCTCGCATGGTCGGCCCCGTGGGTGCCGATGCGGACGCGCAGATCTCGGAAATTGAGACGCTGATCGGCCAGTACGACGCCTTGGCGATTTCTTCAGTCAGCACCGATGCCTTGTCGCCGCTGATTGACCGTTTGGTGGGCGAGGGTATTCCCGTTATCACTTACAACACCGATAACCCCGACAGCGCACGCTTGGTATTTGCGGGCCAAGATTTGGTTGAATCCGGCCGTGCGGCTGGCGCGTTGATGGGCGAAGTTTTGGGCGGCGAAGGCCGGGTTATCATCACAACGCTGGATGCGGCGGCGCAATGGTCGCTTGACCGTGAAGGCGGCGCGCGCGAAGCGCTGGCCGAGTTTGACGGCATCGAGGTTGTCCGCACCCTGAACACTGGCACCGACCCGCAGGAAATCTATTCGGCCATCGAGAACGCGATGCTGGCAGATCCTTCGATCACCGGTATCTTGTCGATGGAATGCTGCACCACACCTGCCGCAGGAGAATGGGTGGCCCGCAATGGCCGTGCCGGTGACGTTCAAATCGTGGGCTTTGACCTTCTGGACCAAACAGTGGAGCTGGTCGCCGATGGCGTGATCCAAGCCACCATTGACCAAGCCCCCGCCCGTCAGGGCTATGAGGCGGTCAACTTGCTGGTTCAGTTCCTGTCCGGCGAGGCGATTGATGACCTTGATACCGGTGTCGGCGTTTACACACCTGACAACATCTCGGAAATCCTGAACTAA
- a CDS encoding sugar ABC transporter ATP-binding protein has protein sequence MLMQPILELRNITKRFASVVAMDSVSIQFRPGEVHAVIGENGAGKSTMMNIIAGDLQPNGGEVFIDGAPIVLASPLVSRAKGVSVVFQELSLCENLTVGENVLLSEFGARNALSPLSPHRSAKAARAALDRIGLGEIETSTPVASLTVAQKQLVEIARAISQNARVLILDEPNSALSPRESERLFDIVKALRAEGVAIIYVSHHLQEVLDLADTISVMRDGQMITTVPAGPDVSVEALVTHMVGRTLDAHDQYALRPDANAHLGKVVLDVTQLSVPGEITDATFSLRAGEILGVAGLPDSGKDILAEAIFGLCPRGGDVKVGGIRLQPHRPFHTIAAGVSLVPADRRGAGALLEMSVAENTVSSSLKRFMNMGFLKNRAIRSEAQKSVENLDARISGLGQKIGTLSGGNQQKIILARGLLNGPRILILHEPTRGIDVGAKAEIYRILKELAAEGLAILMISSELPEVVLHSGRVIVMADGVVAGHLSGLQINEEAIMELAVGGTHDHGTATRNQEAVA, from the coding sequence ATGCTGATGCAGCCAATTCTAGAACTACGCAACATCACCAAACGCTTTGCCAGCGTCGTGGCGATGGATTCGGTTTCGATCCAGTTTCGCCCCGGCGAAGTTCATGCTGTGATCGGCGAAAATGGTGCCGGGAAAAGCACCATGATGAACATCATCGCGGGCGATTTGCAGCCCAATGGTGGTGAGGTATTTATCGACGGTGCGCCCATTGTGCTGGCTTCACCGCTGGTCAGCCGCGCCAAAGGGGTGAGCGTCGTTTTCCAAGAACTGTCTCTGTGTGAGAACCTGACGGTGGGCGAAAACGTGTTGCTGTCAGAGTTTGGCGCCCGCAATGCGCTGTCGCCGTTGTCGCCCCATCGCAGTGCCAAAGCCGCCCGTGCCGCGCTCGACCGGATCGGATTGGGCGAGATCGAGACAAGCACCCCCGTGGCCTCTTTGACCGTGGCGCAGAAGCAATTGGTCGAGATCGCCCGTGCGATTTCCCAAAACGCCCGCGTTCTGATCCTGGATGAGCCGAATTCGGCCCTGTCGCCCCGTGAAAGCGAACGCCTGTTCGATATCGTGAAAGCGCTGCGGGCCGAAGGTGTGGCGATCATCTATGTCTCGCACCACCTGCAAGAGGTCTTGGACCTTGCTGACACCATCTCTGTGATGCGCGACGGGCAGATGATTACGACTGTGCCAGCCGGGCCTGATGTCTCGGTTGAAGCCTTGGTCACCCATATGGTGGGCCGTACGCTGGATGCCCACGATCAATATGCCCTGCGCCCCGATGCCAATGCGCATTTGGGCAAAGTGGTTCTGGATGTCACCCAGCTTTCCGTCCCGGGAGAGATTACCGACGCAACCTTCTCGCTCCGCGCGGGCGAAATTCTGGGGGTGGCGGGGCTGCCTGACAGTGGCAAAGACATTCTTGCGGAGGCGATTTTCGGCCTCTGCCCGCGCGGTGGCGACGTGAAGGTAGGCGGTATTCGCCTGCAACCCCATCGCCCATTCCACACCATCGCCGCAGGTGTTTCTCTTGTGCCTGCCGATCGTCGGGGAGCGGGCGCTCTGCTAGAAATGAGCGTTGCCGAAAACACAGTATCGTCGTCCCTCAAGCGGTTCATGAACATGGGTTTTCTAAAGAACCGCGCGATCCGTAGCGAGGCACAGAAAAGTGTCGAAAACCTGGATGCACGAATTTCGGGCCTCGGTCAGAAGATCGGTACGCTGAGCGGCGGGAACCAGCAGAAGATTATCCTTGCTCGCGGGTTGCTGAACGGACCACGTATTCTGATCCTACATGAACCCACACGCGGCATCGACGTGGGGGCGAAGGCGGAAATCTATCGTATCCTCAAGGAACTCGCCGCTGAAGGCTTGGCGATCTTGATGATCTCGTCCGAATTGCCCGAGGTCGTTTTGCACAGTGGTCGGGTAATTGTGATGGCCGACGGGGTCGTGGCGGGCCATCTATCGGGTCTGCAAATTAATGAAGAAGCGATCATGGAACTTGCCGTCGGGGGCACCCATGATCACGGCACCGCAACGCGCAATCAGGAGGCGGTAGCATGA
- a CDS encoding ribokinase, whose amino-acid sequence MSRLTVVGSFAVGLTIRTPEMPIFGQTILGSDFDFGPGGKGSNQAVGLARLGMDVGLVTCVGKDELANVALNLYREEGVSSDFVTQDDRRATGAGVIVLNSEGNNFIILDMGANELMDRAFVEKASDQIAASDVVMAVLEIPVEAACTAMEIGKAGGAKTILNPAPATPLPDHAFANVDFLTPNESELRILLGLPADDPTGTRDLAMALRERGVGTVIVTMGPNGALVLGPDTDTVVPSPQVEVVDTTGAGDAFNAGFAAALAEGHPLLSSIAVGTAAGAHACTRLGVIPSLATRRELADFSAQTNHLNKGSLNETW is encoded by the coding sequence ATGAGCCGTTTAACAGTCGTCGGAAGTTTCGCGGTGGGGCTGACCATTCGCACGCCGGAAATGCCGATCTTTGGGCAAACCATCTTGGGATCAGACTTCGATTTCGGGCCGGGGGGGAAGGGCTCTAACCAAGCGGTCGGACTGGCGCGCCTTGGCATGGATGTGGGTCTTGTGACCTGCGTGGGGAAGGATGAATTGGCCAATGTGGCGCTGAACCTGTACCGCGAAGAAGGCGTTAGCAGCGACTTCGTTACTCAGGATGACCGCCGCGCGACGGGCGCGGGCGTGATCGTGCTGAACTCGGAAGGGAACAACTTCATCATCCTCGACATGGGCGCGAATGAGTTGATGGACCGCGCCTTCGTAGAAAAGGCAAGCGACCAGATTGCCGCCAGTGATGTCGTCATGGCAGTCCTTGAGATCCCGGTAGAAGCGGCCTGTACGGCAATGGAAATCGGCAAGGCAGGTGGGGCCAAGACGATCCTGAACCCCGCGCCGGCCACGCCTTTGCCAGATCATGCTTTCGCCAATGTTGATTTCCTGACGCCTAATGAGAGCGAGCTACGCATTTTGCTGGGTCTGCCCGCCGACGACCCTACTGGCACCCGCGATTTGGCCATGGCCCTGCGGGAACGCGGCGTGGGAACGGTGATTGTTACGATGGGCCCCAACGGTGCGCTGGTGTTGGGGCCTGATACCGATACTGTCGTACCATCGCCTCAGGTGGAGGTCGTCGATACCACCGGCGCAGGTGATGCGTTCAATGCGGGCTTTGCGGCGGCCTTGGCCGAGGGGCATCCGCTGCTGTCCAGCATTGCCGTGGGCACTGCCGCCGGTGCGCACGCCTGCACCCGTCTTGGCGTCATTCCCAGCCTCGCCACCCGGCGTGAACTGGCTGACTTTAGCGCCCAAACCAACCATCTCAACAAAGGAAGTCTCAATGAAACGTGGTGA
- the rbsD gene encoding D-ribose pyranase — protein MKRGELLNAELSAAIAQMGHGDLMIVCDAGFPIPSDAWRIDLAIKQDLPDLQTVLSLVNDAFITEKVSYADALPDYNPVLLDYLKDQFDDADHEMIPHEVILGEMAAKAKVIVRTGAFDPWGNVLLYSGVDVPKWFSKPGVVAPPEYAKKLK, from the coding sequence ATGAAACGTGGTGAATTGCTAAACGCAGAACTGTCGGCGGCCATCGCTCAGATGGGGCACGGCGACTTGATGATCGTGTGCGATGCTGGTTTTCCGATCCCATCGGACGCGTGGCGGATCGACTTGGCAATCAAGCAGGATTTGCCAGACTTGCAGACAGTGTTGTCCCTGGTCAATGATGCTTTCATTACCGAAAAAGTCAGCTACGCCGACGCCTTGCCCGACTACAATCCGGTGCTTCTCGACTACCTTAAGGACCAGTTCGACGATGCCGATCACGAGATGATCCCCCACGAGGTGATCTTGGGTGAAATGGCGGCGAAGGCGAAAGTTATCGTGCGCACGGGGGCGTTTGATCCTTGGGGCAACGTGCTGCTGTATTCCGGTGTTGATGTGCCCAAGTGGTTCTCGAAACCCGGTGTCGTTGCACCGCCAGAATACGCCAAGAAACTCAAGTAA
- a CDS encoding 3-methyl-2-oxobutanoate hydroxymethyltransferase: MTRIFSWAAQVSDRDATVASLKAAKGSFGAFAQVTAETEAEAHAASEAGIEMLVCRASNVAKVRKGAPRAFITAALGFANAITDEEILRTAFAALIDGADAVLTGRRLEVVSLLASEDIPVVGHLGFVPRKSTWVGNIRAVGKTGDEALELFHKFRRLEDAGAFAVECELVPARLMAEITQRSGLVTISLGSGPSAEVAFLFSSDICGETDTVPRHARKYGDLASLNRQVEAERIRALSAFRKDVAGAAFPQASETATIPDEALEQFLNEVDR, translated from the coding sequence ATGACTCGGATTTTCAGTTGGGCGGCGCAGGTCAGCGACCGTGATGCAACCGTTGCGTCATTGAAGGCGGCAAAAGGCAGCTTTGGGGCCTTTGCCCAAGTCACCGCCGAAACAGAGGCCGAGGCCCATGCCGCGTCTGAGGCCGGGATCGAGATGCTGGTCTGTCGCGCCAGCAACGTGGCCAAAGTCCGCAAAGGCGCCCCCCGCGCTTTCATCACCGCTGCGTTGGGGTTCGCCAATGCCATCACGGACGAGGAAATCCTGCGCACAGCCTTCGCCGCCCTCATCGACGGGGCCGACGCGGTGCTGACCGGGCGGCGGCTCGAGGTCGTGTCGCTTCTGGCGTCTGAAGACATCCCCGTCGTGGGCCACCTCGGCTTCGTGCCGCGCAAATCCACTTGGGTTGGCAACATCCGCGCTGTCGGCAAAACCGGGGACGAGGCGCTAGAACTGTTCCACAAGTTCCGCCGCCTTGAAGATGCCGGGGCCTTCGCCGTGGAATGTGAGCTGGTGCCCGCGCGACTGATGGCGGAAATCACGCAGCGATCCGGCCTTGTGACGATCTCGCTGGGGTCCGGCCCAAGCGCCGAGGTGGCGTTCTTGTTTTCGTCCGACATCTGCGGAGAAACTGACACTGTGCCGCGCCACGCGCGCAAATACGGGGATCTTGCCAGCCTCAATCGGCAGGTTGAGGCAGAGCGTATTCGCGCGCTCAGCGCGTTCCGCAAAGACGTTGCAGGCGCGGCGTTTCCGCAGGCAAGCGAAACAGCCACGATCCCGGATGAAGCGTTGGAACAGTTCCTGAACGAAGTGGATCGCTGA
- a CDS encoding helix-turn-helix domain-containing protein has translation MEIVIPNRLSTLGHPQRLAVFRLLMRRYPDRVPATELARALSIKPNTLSTYVNALMQAGLVTQERVGTSLRYAIHMDAARETIDYLLNDCCRGRPEVCMPNVAALREESARKANVLFICTGNSARSIFAESLLRHVAGDRFEAYSAGTNPREGVNPLALSVLRQRGHDADGLYPQSIADFQTTAAPAFDFVFTVCDQAANEECPTWQGHPVSAHWGLPDPVAVSGTDADRARAFQEAFDVLEHRISGFAALPLASMSPLAVQRAVDDLGQSDKEGMLT, from the coding sequence ATGGAAATAGTGATTCCCAACCGCCTTTCGACCCTTGGCCATCCGCAGCGCCTTGCGGTGTTCCGACTGCTGATGCGTCGTTATCCAGATCGCGTTCCGGCAACCGAGCTAGCGCGGGCCCTTTCGATCAAGCCCAACACGCTTTCCACTTACGTGAACGCGCTGATGCAGGCCGGATTAGTGACGCAGGAAAGGGTCGGCACCTCTTTGCGCTACGCGATCCATATGGATGCCGCCCGCGAAACCATTGACTATCTGTTGAACGATTGCTGCCGAGGCCGGCCCGAGGTTTGCATGCCGAATGTTGCCGCCCTGCGTGAAGAATCCGCCCGCAAGGCCAATGTCCTGTTCATCTGCACCGGAAACTCTGCCCGGTCGATCTTTGCGGAATCGCTACTGCGTCATGTGGCGGGGGATCGGTTCGAGGCCTACTCCGCAGGCACCAATCCGAGAGAGGGCGTTAATCCCTTGGCGCTATCGGTGTTGCGCCAGCGCGGGCACGATGCTGACGGTCTCTACCCTCAAAGCATCGCGGATTTCCAAACTACCGCCGCCCCGGCGTTTGATTTTGTTTTCACTGTTTGCGACCAAGCCGCAAATGAAGAATGCCCGACTTGGCAGGGGCATCCCGTCAGCGCCCATTGGGGGCTGCCTGATCCGGTTGCTGTCTCTGGCACCGATGCTGACAGGGCCCGCGCGTTTCAAGAGGCATTTGACGTGTTGGAGCACCGCATAAGCGGTTTTGCAGCGCTGCCGCTCGCCTCAATGAGTCCTTTGGCTGTTCAAAGGGCGGTGGACGATTTGGGCCAATCTGACAAAGAAGGAATGCTGACATGA
- a CDS encoding ArsJ-associated glyceraldehyde-3-phosphate dehydrogenase has product MTTYALNGLGRIGKLALKPLLERGANIAWINDAVGDPEMHAHLLEFDTVHGRWKADFAHDADSVTINGTRLPFIGTRNLGDLPLEGVDVVIDCTGVFKTEAALSPYFEAGVKKVVVSAPVKDGNAANIVMGVNNDVYSPDQHRIVTAASCTTNCLAPVVKVVHENLRIKHGSITTIHDVTNTQTIVDRPAKDLRRARSALNSLIPTTTGSATAITLIYPELKGRLNGHAVRVPLLNASLTDCVFEVEKATTAEEVNALFKAAAEGPMKGILGYEERPLVSTDYTNDERSSIVDAPSTMVVNGTQVKIYAWYDNEMGYAHRLVDVAMLVGASL; this is encoded by the coding sequence ATGACGACCTATGCCCTCAACGGTCTTGGCCGCATTGGAAAGCTGGCGCTGAAGCCTCTGCTGGAACGCGGCGCGAATATTGCTTGGATCAACGACGCCGTGGGCGACCCAGAAATGCACGCGCATTTGCTGGAGTTCGATACGGTGCACGGGCGGTGGAAAGCTGACTTTGCCCATGATGCCGATAGCGTGACCATAAATGGCACGCGGCTTCCTTTCATCGGGACGCGCAATCTCGGGGACCTGCCCTTGGAAGGCGTGGATGTCGTCATCGACTGCACGGGCGTCTTCAAAACCGAAGCCGCGCTAAGCCCCTATTTTGAGGCCGGCGTGAAGAAAGTTGTCGTCTCGGCACCGGTAAAGGACGGCAACGCCGCGAATATCGTGATGGGGGTGAATAACGACGTCTATTCACCCGACCAGCACCGCATTGTGACGGCAGCCAGTTGCACCACCAATTGCCTCGCCCCGGTGGTGAAGGTGGTCCATGAAAACCTGCGGATCAAGCATGGCTCCATCACCACGATTCATGATGTGACGAACACGCAGACCATTGTGGACCGCCCCGCGAAAGACCTGCGGCGGGCGCGTTCTGCGTTGAACTCGCTGATCCCCACGACCACGGGCAGCGCCACGGCGATCACCCTGATTTATCCCGAGCTGAAAGGTCGCCTGAACGGCCACGCGGTTCGGGTGCCGCTGTTGAACGCCTCTCTCACCGATTGCGTGTTTGAGGTTGAAAAGGCCACCACGGCAGAGGAGGTCAACGCGCTGTTCAAGGCCGCTGCGGAGGGGCCGATGAAAGGCATCCTTGGGTATGAAGAGCGTCCCCTCGTGTCCACCGATTACACCAACGACGAACGCTCCAGCATCGTGGACGCGCCCTCCACCATGGTTGTGAACGGGACGCAGGTGAAGATCTACGCTTGGTACGACAACGAAATGGGCTACGCGCACCGCTTGGTTGATGTGGCCATGTTGGTCGGGGCCAGCCTGTGA
- the arsJ gene encoding organoarsenical effux MFS transporter ArsJ, producing the protein MSHAAQKPSGAAAYVTVTAAYWAFMLTDGALRMLVLLHFHTLGFSPVQLAYLFVLYEVAGVGTNLCAGWIAARFGLTSTLYAGLGLQVIALLALAMLDPSWAIGASVAYVMAVQGASGVAKDLAKMSSKSAVKLLAPSEGGGLFRWVALLTGSKNAVKGGGFLLGAALLASVGFVAAVLGMAAILAVILLAVLVAMPAGLPKGRKGAKFSEVFSKSANVNWLSAARVFLFGARDVWFVVGIPIYFYAVLSDGSEAGNRATFFLIGSFMAGWTILYGFVQANAPRILRAKSRTQADLLGAARQWAWGLALVPAVLTLAALATDAPQLWLTIVLVAGLLVFGAVFAVNSALHSYLILSFTHADRVTMDVGFYYMANAAGRLLGTLLSGLTYQIGGLPLMLGTAAVMVTASVMAAGQLAPEIEEGTN; encoded by the coding sequence GTGAGCCACGCCGCCCAAAAGCCCAGTGGGGCAGCGGCCTATGTCACTGTGACCGCCGCCTATTGGGCCTTCATGTTGACGGATGGCGCGTTGCGGATGTTGGTGCTGTTGCACTTTCACACCTTGGGCTTTTCACCGGTTCAATTGGCCTATCTGTTCGTCCTTTATGAGGTGGCGGGCGTGGGTACGAACCTGTGCGCGGGATGGATCGCGGCCCGGTTTGGCCTGACCTCCACCCTCTATGCGGGCCTTGGGTTGCAGGTCATCGCGCTGTTGGCCTTGGCGATGCTGGACCCGTCCTGGGCGATAGGCGCCTCGGTCGCCTATGTCATGGCGGTGCAAGGCGCGAGCGGGGTGGCGAAAGACCTTGCGAAAATGTCCTCTAAATCGGCGGTGAAGCTGCTGGCCCCGTCCGAGGGCGGCGGGTTGTTTCGGTGGGTGGCCCTGCTGACCGGGTCTAAGAACGCGGTGAAAGGGGGGGGCTTCCTTTTGGGGGCGGCATTGCTGGCGAGCGTGGGGTTTGTCGCCGCCGTTTTGGGGATGGCCGCAATCCTAGCCGTGATCCTGCTGGCGGTGCTGGTCGCCATGCCTGCGGGCCTGCCCAAGGGCCGCAAGGGCGCGAAGTTTTCCGAGGTGTTTTCCAAGTCCGCCAACGTGAACTGGCTCAGCGCCGCAAGGGTGTTTCTGTTCGGGGCGCGGGACGTTTGGTTCGTCGTCGGCATCCCGATCTATTTCTACGCCGTGCTGTCCGATGGGTCCGAGGCCGGGAACCGCGCCACCTTCTTCCTGATTGGCAGTTTCATGGCAGGCTGGACCATCCTTTACGGTTTCGTCCAAGCTAATGCGCCCCGCATCCTTCGCGCCAAATCCCGGACGCAGGCCGATCTTCTGGGCGCGGCAAGGCAATGGGCGTGGGGCTTGGCCCTTGTGCCCGCCGTCTTGACGCTGGCGGCTTTGGCCACGGACGCACCGCAGCTTTGGCTGACGATCGTGCTGGTGGCGGGCTTGTTGGTGTTCGGGGCGGTGTTTGCGGTCAATTCCGCGCTGCACTCTTACCTGATCCTATCCTTCACCCACGCTGACCGGGTGACGATGGACGTTGGGTTCTACTACATGGCCAACGCTGCGGGCAGGTTGTTGGGCACGCTTCTGTCTGGCCTGACGTATCAGATTGGCGGCTTGCCCCTAATGCTGGGAACAGCGGCTGTCATGGTGACAGCATCGGTAATGGCAGCGGGGCAATTGGCCCCGGAAATCGAGGAAGGCACCAATTGA